A stretch of Lathyrus oleraceus cultivar Zhongwan6 chromosome 6, CAAS_Psat_ZW6_1.0, whole genome shotgun sequence DNA encodes these proteins:
- the LOC127095943 gene encoding uncharacterized protein LOC127095943 encodes MRLKVYDEELKIDVRNTMRYKDDICTSHTIEVLDQVTTYDNPLHTPQSPLERVLSLSIFDSDKEDLRLPQSSDENEEPKKETELKQLPNNLKYVFLEPEGKCPAIINSSLQNIQEEKLIQVLKKYKNAIGWAFEDLKGISHTVCMHKILMEDDHKSVVQPQRRLNPAIKEVVRKEVVKLLDLGLIYPISDSPWVSPVHVVPKKGGTTVIKNEKNELIPTRTIIEWRVCIDYRRLNTTTRKDHFPLPFIDQMLERFAGHDYYCFLDGYSGYNQIVVALEDQEKTAFTCPYGVFAYKRMPFRLCNAPTTFQRCMASIFADMLEKHMEDFMDDFSVFGSSFDNCLTNLSLVLDRFQKMNLILNYEKCHFMVREGIMLGHKISYKGIEVDQTKVEVIPKLPPPVNEKGIMSFLGQAGFYRRLIIDFSKIEKLLTTLLVKDKAFLFNNECPMAFETLKSKLILAPIVIAPNWSLPFEIICDASDIAMNYTTTEKELLVAVYAFDKFRKYLLGSKVVVYTDHAALKYLFAKQDSKSRLLRWILLLQEFDVEIRDKRGCENTVADHLSCMSPIEEIEEKRPIKDEFADEHILVVIGFTCGVNHSYTKEEWMGWSEDVSRRRSKGMHLELVMIQTMEDTSVVIEQRPKFFNQGIDFMGPFPPSCGKNYILVAVNYVSMWVEVVALPTNDSKVVVTFLKNNIFSRFGVPRARISDEGTYFLNKLMENMLKKYNVKHKIATPYHPQTSGQVEVSNRKDWALKLEDEIWAYRTAFKAPIELEHTSFWASKFLNYDLAKAGESRILQLHELEEFRNQAYENAKLYKEKTKKWHDQKLQRKEFVEGQLVLLFNSRLKIFPGKLKSRWPGPFMVHKVFPHGAIKLKNPNNGDTFKVNGQRLKHYYK; translated from the exons ATGAGGTTGAAGGTTTATGATGAGGAATTGAAAATCGATGTTCGAAACACCATGAGGTACAAGGATGATATTTGTACTAGTCATACTATAGAGGTTCTGGATCAGGTGACGACATATGATAATCCTTTGCATACACCACAATCACCGTTGGAAAGAGTGTTGAGTTTATCCATTTTCGATTCGGATAAAGAG GATTTACGCCTGCCTCAATCTAGCGATGAGAATGAAGAACCAAAGAAGGAAACAGAGTTGAAACAACTTCCTAACAATCTTAAATATGTCTTTCTCGAACCTGAAGGAAAATGTCCTGCTATCATAAACTCGAGCCTTCAAAATATCCAAGAAGAAAAGCTCATCCAAGTCTTGAAAAAGTACAAAAATGCTATTGGATGGGCATTTGAAGATTTGAAGGGTATTAGCCATACTGTTtgcatgcataaaattctcatggaagatgACCATAAATCGGTAGTCCAACCGCAGAGAAGACTCAATCCTGCAATAAAGGAAGTAGTTCGGAAAGAGGTGGTGAAATTGTTAGACTTGGGTCTTATATATCCTATTTCTGATAGCCCGTGGGTGAGCCCGGTTCATGTTGTCCCTAAGAAAGGGGGGACCACCGtaataaagaatgaaaaaaatgagttAATTCCTACTCGAACAATAATCGAGTGGCGTGTTTGCATTGACTACAGAAGGTTGAACACAacaactaggaaggaccatttccctttGCCATTTATTGACCAGATGTTGGAGAGGTTTGCCGGGCATGATTACTACTGTTTTCTAGATGGATActccgggtataatcagattgTTGTAGCTCTGGAAGACCAAGAAAAGACAGCATTCACATGCCCGTATGGGGTTTTTGCTTACAAAAGAATGCCATTCAGGTTGTGTAATGCTCCAACCACCTTCCAACGATGCATGGCTTCCATTTTTGCcgacatgctcgaaaagcatatggaagacttcatggatgacttctcggttTTTGGATCCTCATTCGATAACTGTTTAACTAATCTCTCTCTTGTTTTAGACAGGTTCCAGAAAATGAATTTAATTCTGAACTAcgagaaatgtcatttcatggtgcgTGAGGGGATAATGttgggtcacaaaatttcctaCAAGGGAATTGAAGTTGACCAAACAAAAGTGGAAGTGATACCTAAACTCCCACCCCCGGTTAATGAGAAGGGTATCATGAGTTTCTTAGGACAAGCAGGTTTTTACCGCAGGCTCATCATAGATTTCTCAAAAATTGAAAAATTGCTGACCACTCTATTGGTTAAAGATAAGGCGTTTCTGTTCAACAACGAATGCCCCATGGCCTTTGAGACATTGAAGAGCAAACTGATTTTAGCACCCATTGTTATTGCCCCCAATTGGTCTCTTCCATTTGAGATCATATGTGATGCTAGTGATATTGCT ATGAACTACACAACCACTGAAAAAGAGTTATTGGTTGCGGTTTACGCTTTTGATAAGTTCAGGAAATATTTGTTAGGATCAAAGGTTGTAGTGTATACGGACCATGCCGCTTTGAAATATCTGTTTGCTAAACAAGACTCGAAGTCGAGACTTCTCAGGTGGATCTTACTCCTCCAAGAATTTGATGTAGAGATCCGAGACAAAAGAGGGTGTGAAAACACAGTGGCAGATCATCTATCCTGCATGTCACCTATTGAAGAAATAGAAGAAAAGAGACCGATAAAGGATGAGTTCGCTGATGAACACATCCTCGTTGTTATCG gttttacttGTGGGGTGAACCATTCCTATACAAAAGAGGAGTGGATGGGCTGGTCAGAAGATGTATCCCGGAGGAGGAGCAAAGGGATGCACTTAGAGCTTGTCATGATTCAGACCATGGAGGACACTTCAGTGGTAATCGAACAACGACCAAAGTTCTTCAACCAG ggaatagacttcatggggcCATTTCCACCATCCTGTGGGAAAAATTACATCTTGGTAGCAGTTAACTATGTATCAATGTGGGTGGAAGTTGTGGCATTGCCCACCAATGACTCTAAAGTGGTTGTGACATTTCTGAAGAACAATATCTTTTCGAGATTCGGGGTGCCAAGAGCACGTATTAGCGATGAAGGCACTTACTTTTTGAACAAACTGATGGAGAATATGCTAAAAAAGTATAATGTTAAACACAAGATCGCCACTCCGTATCACCCTCAAACGAGTGGCCAGGTCGAAGTGTCCAACAG GAAAGACTGGGCATTAAAATTAGAAGATGAAATATGGGCGTACAGAACGGCTTTCAAAGCGCCCATAG AGTTGGAGCACACATCATTTTGGGCATCCAAATTCTTGAATTATGATCTAGCTAAAGCAGGTGAGTCCCGAATCCTTCAGCTCCACGAGTTAGAGGAGTTTCGGAATCAAGCATATGAGAACGCCAAGCTCTacaaagaaaaaacaaagaaatgGCACGATCAGAAGCTGCAGAGAAAGGAGTTTGTCGAGGGACAACTGGTGCTCTTGTTCAACTCCAGATTAAAGATTTTTCCAGGAAAGTTGAAATCCAGGTGGCCGGGTCCATTTATGGTTCACAAAGTGTTTCCCCATGGAGCTATCAAACTGAAAAATCCAAATAATGGGGATACCTTCAAGGTAAATGGACAAAGGTTGAAACACTACTATAAGTGA